The Aminiphilus circumscriptus DSM 16581 genome contains a region encoding:
- a CDS encoding ABC transporter substrate-binding protein yields MFLFLCLLRVAFTTFPAMAGETAETRFGNEKAIFVFARGGDSIDLDPLTMEDAESAKVCFQVCEPLVRIVFTPAGQVLPQLTPWLASSWDVAPDGRTWTFFLRKGVLFHDATPFDAEAVLFNLRRGVDSGLWHYDFEKMEALDTCTVRLRLSVPVTPFVFLSNLPLMVSPEATRKREEAFLREHPVGTGPFRFKEWRRREYILLERFNDYWGDKARMDGVLFRLIESPLERLTALRSGDIDAFDGVTPEVLQRMTPTDREHLRLFSQPGMNVGFLTMDTQRKPFDDPRVRRAVAMAIDKKRLVAEVFRGLGIPAENMVPPNSFAFAPELRALPHDPTRARALLVQAGLENGFDTELNVLPIPRPYMPDGDGAAIRIQEDLGRVGIRVTLVRKNWEDYLDDAYNHRYPLLLDGWIGTTGDPDDFLYALFRSDSVDNLSRYKNDDYDRFVISARRSWDPEERFISYFRAQQLLRNEVPAVPLAHGYNLALTRKNVEGFRLYATGEYRFSEISLTIPSKAKAHREFSAPPDLSGTTATLPKEEKDE; encoded by the coding sequence ATGTTCCTCTTCCTGTGCCTTCTCCGGGTAGCCTTCACGACATTTCCCGCCATGGCCGGAGAAACTGCGGAAACGCGTTTCGGGAACGAGAAAGCGATTTTCGTCTTCGCCCGGGGCGGAGATTCCATCGACCTGGACCCTCTCACCATGGAGGACGCGGAGAGCGCCAAGGTGTGTTTCCAGGTCTGCGAACCCCTTGTCAGGATCGTCTTCACCCCGGCCGGACAGGTTCTTCCACAACTGACTCCATGGCTCGCCAGCTCTTGGGATGTGGCTCCCGACGGAAGGACCTGGACCTTCTTTCTTCGGAAAGGGGTGCTCTTCCACGACGCCACCCCCTTCGACGCCGAGGCGGTCCTCTTCAACCTGAGACGAGGCGTCGATTCCGGCCTCTGGCACTATGATTTCGAAAAAATGGAGGCACTGGACACCTGCACAGTGCGGTTGCGCCTCTCCGTCCCCGTCACTCCTTTCGTTTTTCTCTCGAACCTTCCGTTGATGGTTTCCCCGGAAGCCACCCGGAAAAGAGAAGAGGCGTTCCTCCGGGAACACCCCGTGGGAACGGGGCCGTTTCGCTTCAAGGAGTGGCGCAGGCGAGAGTACATCCTCCTCGAACGCTTCAACGACTACTGGGGTGACAAGGCTCGCATGGACGGCGTGCTCTTTCGTCTCATCGAATCCCCCCTGGAACGACTGACAGCATTGCGTTCCGGGGACATCGACGCCTTCGACGGCGTCACGCCGGAGGTGCTTCAGCGAATGACGCCCACGGATCGGGAACACCTCCGGCTCTTCTCCCAACCGGGCATGAATGTGGGGTTTCTCACCATGGACACGCAGCGCAAACCCTTCGATGACCCCAGAGTACGACGCGCCGTGGCCATGGCGATCGACAAGAAGCGACTCGTGGCGGAGGTTTTTCGGGGTCTCGGTATACCCGCGGAGAACATGGTCCCGCCGAACAGTTTCGCCTTCGCTCCGGAACTCCGTGCACTCCCCCATGACCCAACAAGAGCGAGGGCACTCCTCGTTCAGGCCGGACTCGAAAACGGCTTCGACACGGAATTGAACGTCCTCCCCATTCCGCGCCCCTACATGCCCGACGGCGATGGCGCGGCGATTCGCATCCAGGAAGATCTGGGTAGAGTTGGCATTCGGGTAACCCTCGTCCGCAAGAATTGGGAGGACTACCTGGATGATGCCTACAACCACCGATATCCGCTTCTGCTCGACGGATGGATCGGTACGACGGGAGACCCGGACGACTTCCTGTACGCCCTCTTCAGGAGTGACAGCGTAGACAATCTCAGTCGCTACAAGAACGACGACTACGACCGGTTCGTCATCAGCGCCCGCCGTTCCTGGGATCCGGAGGAGCGGTTCATCAGCTATTTCCGGGCGCAGCAGCTCCTTCGTAATGAGGTCCCCGCCGTTCCCCTGGCACACGGGTACAATCTCGCCCTGACAAGGAAAAACGTGGAAGGATTCCGCCTCTATGCCACAGGAGAATATCGTTTCTCGGAAATCTCGCTTACAATTCCATCCAAGGCGAAAGCACATAGAGAGTTTTCCGCACCCCCGGATCTTTCCGGAACAACGGCAACATTGCCGAAGGAGGAGAAAGACGAGTGA
- a CDS encoding ABC transporter ATP-binding protein encodes MMKNILVQTKGLKVTFSAEAGMFGGKARVVKAVDDVSIDIAERETYALVGESGCGKTTLGRAILRLVPTTGGQVFFRGEDLSSLSPEAMRSLRRKMQIIFQDPYASLNPRMRVREILAEPFRTHEPKMSAKDVDERIAALLSVVGMRSDTMRKYPHQFSGGQRQRIGIARALALHPEFIVCDEAVSALDVSIQAQVLNLLSDLQEEFRLTYLFITHNLSVVRHIADKVCVMFLGKAMEIGDTEDLFARPFHPYTKFLIAAAPVPDPTQRDRERLLLKGDIPSPINLPPGCRFSTRCPYAQERCRLEEPETAVLEGRAVSCHYPLV; translated from the coding sequence CTGATGAAAAACATCCTCGTTCAGACAAAGGGGCTCAAGGTGACTTTTTCCGCCGAGGCGGGCATGTTCGGCGGAAAAGCCCGGGTCGTGAAGGCGGTGGATGACGTCTCCATCGACATCGCCGAGCGGGAGACCTACGCCCTCGTGGGCGAGTCGGGGTGCGGCAAGACGACCCTCGGGCGGGCGATTCTCCGCCTGGTTCCGACCACGGGGGGGCAGGTGTTCTTCCGCGGCGAGGATCTGTCCTCGCTTTCGCCGGAGGCGATGCGTTCTCTACGACGCAAGATGCAGATCATCTTTCAGGATCCCTACGCATCGCTCAATCCGCGCATGCGGGTCCGGGAGATCCTCGCCGAACCCTTTCGGACCCACGAACCCAAAATGTCCGCGAAGGACGTGGACGAACGGATCGCCGCGCTCCTCTCCGTGGTGGGCATGCGGAGCGATACCATGCGAAAATATCCCCATCAGTTCAGCGGAGGGCAACGGCAGCGCATCGGCATCGCCCGGGCGCTGGCGCTGCATCCTGAATTCATCGTTTGCGACGAGGCTGTTTCCGCCCTGGACGTGTCCATTCAGGCCCAGGTGTTGAACCTTCTCTCGGATCTGCAGGAAGAGTTCCGTCTCACCTATCTTTTCATCACCCACAATCTTTCCGTGGTGCGTCACATTGCTGACAAGGTGTGCGTCATGTTCCTCGGCAAGGCCATGGAGATCGGTGACACGGAGGATCTCTTCGCCAGGCCTTTCCACCCCTACACGAAGTTTCTCATCGCCGCCGCTCCCGTTCCGGATCCCACGCAGCGGGATCGCGAGAGGCTTCTTCTGAAAGGGGACATTCCGAGCCCGATCAATTTGCCTCCGGGGTGCCGTTTTTCCACGCGTTGCCCCTACGCGCAGGAGCGATGTCGTCTGGAGGAGCCGGAGACGGCGGTACTTGAAGGAAGGGCCGTCTCCTGTCATTATCCACTTGTCTGA
- a CDS encoding response regulator has translation MGKVLVVDDAPVIRLLLARVFETLRKDGVELLFAEDGYEALRIVEQEHPRVVFLDVMMLGKNGFDVCHTIKKVWKMEDVHVALLTAKCQDSDRRKGAEAGANEYITKPFDPDDLLARVKLILGIP, from the coding sequence ATGGGAAAGGTTCTGGTGGTGGATGACGCCCCCGTCATTCGGCTCCTTCTTGCCAGAGTGTTCGAGACACTCCGGAAGGATGGCGTGGAACTTCTCTTCGCCGAGGATGGGTACGAGGCGCTGCGCATTGTGGAACAGGAGCACCCGAGGGTGGTTTTTCTCGATGTGATGATGCTCGGGAAGAACGGCTTCGACGTCTGCCACACCATCAAGAAAGTATGGAAGATGGAGGACGTGCATGTGGCCCTTCTCACGGCGAAGTGTCAGGATTCGGACAGGCGCAAGGGAGCCGAAGCAGGGGCGAATGAATACATAACGAAGCCCTTTGATCCCGACGATCTTCTTGCCCGGGTGAAACTCATTCTGGGTATTCCCTGA
- a CDS encoding S66 peptidase family protein, translating into MNKGRALCPGDLIGLLSVSNPVTDEERQCSVDAVEALGFRTVCGESLFHRRGYLAGPDEIRARDVNRMFADPDIAGIFCVRGGEGANRLPEMIDLEGVRKNPKVFLGYSDVTVFHLLLGRGADLVTIHGPMPYTEFLKDTFEGYVKEHFLKAVTETEPVGEILPPPGDPAIQALVPGTVEAPLVGGCLSLISALMGTPWEIDTRGKILIIEDVGEQPYKYDRWLCQLRSAGKLQQCAGVVVGQCIDCTADKPKMDLPLEEIFADLLVPLGVPVLLNVPFGHGKRKATFPLGVRALLDGNAGRFFLTESGVR; encoded by the coding sequence ATGAACAAGGGACGGGCGTTGTGCCCGGGGGATCTTATCGGTCTGTTGAGTGTGTCGAACCCCGTCACCGACGAGGAGCGGCAGTGCAGCGTGGATGCTGTGGAGGCTCTGGGCTTCCGCACGGTCTGTGGAGAGAGCCTTTTCCACCGGAGGGGATACTTGGCAGGCCCCGACGAGATTCGTGCCCGGGACGTGAACCGCATGTTTGCCGATCCGGACATCGCGGGAATCTTCTGTGTCCGTGGAGGGGAGGGAGCGAACCGCCTTCCCGAGATGATCGACCTGGAGGGAGTGCGGAAGAACCCCAAAGTCTTTTTGGGGTACAGTGACGTCACGGTTTTCCATCTCCTTCTGGGACGAGGCGCGGACCTCGTCACGATTCATGGCCCCATGCCCTATACCGAATTCCTCAAGGACACCTTCGAGGGCTACGTGAAAGAGCATTTTCTGAAAGCCGTCACGGAGACGGAGCCCGTGGGGGAAATCCTTCCGCCCCCGGGAGATCCGGCCATCCAGGCACTTGTTCCCGGAACGGTGGAAGCGCCTCTCGTTGGAGGATGTCTCTCCCTCATCTCCGCCCTCATGGGAACCCCCTGGGAGATCGACACGCGGGGAAAGATCCTCATCATCGAGGACGTGGGAGAACAGCCCTACAAATACGACCGTTGGCTCTGCCAGCTTCGTTCCGCGGGAAAACTGCAGCAGTGCGCCGGAGTCGTCGTCGGTCAGTGCATCGACTGCACCGCGGATAAACCGAAGATGGATCTTCCCCTGGAGGAGATCTTCGCCGATCTTCTGGTGCCTCTCGGAGTTCCGGTGCTCCTGAACGTTCCTTTCGGCCACGGCAAACGGAAGGCCACGTTCCCCCTGGGAGTGCGGGCGCTTCTCGACGGAAACGCGGGGCGATTCTTCCTTACGGAATCGGGAGTGCGGTAG
- a CDS encoding ABC transporter permease: MHDDERVPDKMKTQENGQRIAPEKIEVKKDDVETLFGDVLRAFQKNRSALVGLCVVLFITLLAIAAPYVLSHDPYTMNLDNRNQPPSEAHWFGTDTYGRDLMARVIFGARISLVIGLIPAFLATCIGSILGVVSGFYGGKTDFWIMRLADVVLAFPSLLLAMVIMYTLGANLFNIFIALSIVGWASTSRIVRSQTLALKEKEFVEAARALGVKKRTIIFRHILPNCLPNIMVVFTMSIPSAIMQEAGLSFLGVGAQPPTPSWGLLVSQGKEFIFSAPWVAIIPGVAILILVLAFNFMGDGLRDAIDPYMKD, encoded by the coding sequence ATGCACGATGACGAACGTGTTCCCGACAAGATGAAGACCCAGGAGAACGGTCAGAGAATCGCTCCGGAAAAAATCGAGGTGAAGAAGGACGACGTGGAGACGCTCTTCGGAGATGTCCTTCGGGCGTTCCAGAAGAATCGCTCCGCCCTGGTCGGACTCTGTGTGGTCCTCTTCATCACGCTCCTCGCTATTGCCGCACCCTACGTGCTTTCTCACGATCCCTACACGATGAATCTGGACAACCGAAATCAGCCGCCGTCGGAGGCGCATTGGTTCGGAACGGATACCTACGGTCGGGATCTCATGGCCCGGGTGATCTTCGGTGCCCGCATCTCGCTGGTCATCGGCCTCATTCCGGCTTTTCTCGCCACCTGCATCGGTTCCATCCTGGGCGTTGTGAGCGGGTTCTACGGAGGAAAGACGGATTTCTGGATCATGCGTCTCGCCGATGTGGTTCTCGCCTTTCCCTCCCTGCTGTTGGCGATGGTCATCATGTACACTCTCGGAGCCAATCTTTTCAACATTTTCATCGCCCTTTCCATCGTCGGATGGGCCAGTACCTCCCGAATCGTTCGCTCCCAGACCCTTGCCCTGAAAGAGAAGGAATTCGTGGAGGCCGCCCGAGCTCTTGGGGTGAAGAAACGGACCATCATCTTCCGGCACATTCTTCCCAATTGTCTTCCCAATATCATGGTGGTCTTCACCATGTCCATCCCCTCGGCGATCATGCAGGAGGCGGGGCTTTCCTTCCTCGGTGTGGGGGCGCAGCCGCCGACCCCGAGCTGGGGGTTGCTCGTGTCCCAGGGAAAGGAATTCATCTTCTCCGCGCCGTGGGTTGCCATCATTCCCGGAGTGGCCATCCTGATCCTCGTGCTGGCCTTCAACTTCATGGGAGACGGACTTCGGGACGCCATCGATCCCTACATGAAGGACTGA
- a CDS encoding ABC transporter ATP-binding protein translates to MQDTILEVKNLRTLFLTRKGIVPAVDGVSFSVRKGKVTGLVGESGCGKSVTSLSIMGLIPQPPGKIVGGEILFEGRDLSKLSYKEMCRVRGKDISMIFQEPMTSLNPVKTVGYQVGEALRIHQRDVADAEVRRRVVEMLDLVGIPEPESRVRAFPHQLSGGLRQRVMIAMALICDPKLLVADEPTTALDVTIQAQVLKLMMDLQRRIGTSIILITHDLGVVAETCDDVNVMYAGSIVEQGDVFNIFRNPSHPYTRGLLRSIPDTGGTGRKERLFSIDGMVPSLTDLPPGCRFAPRCTQARESCFKEMPELVPVGEGHFVRCNRAREAC, encoded by the coding sequence GTGCAGGACACCATTCTCGAAGTGAAGAATCTGCGGACGCTCTTCCTGACCCGGAAAGGCATCGTCCCTGCCGTGGACGGCGTCTCCTTTTCCGTGCGGAAGGGAAAAGTGACGGGACTTGTGGGAGAATCGGGGTGCGGCAAGAGTGTCACCTCTCTTTCCATTATGGGACTCATTCCTCAGCCTCCGGGCAAGATCGTGGGAGGCGAAATCCTTTTCGAAGGGCGTGACCTGTCGAAGCTCTCCTACAAAGAAATGTGCCGGGTCCGTGGCAAAGACATCTCCATGATCTTCCAGGAACCCATGACCTCCCTGAATCCGGTCAAGACCGTGGGGTACCAGGTGGGGGAGGCCCTACGAATTCACCAGAGGGATGTGGCCGACGCGGAGGTGCGGCGCCGGGTGGTGGAGATGCTCGATCTTGTGGGAATTCCCGAGCCGGAATCCCGGGTACGGGCTTTTCCGCACCAGCTCTCCGGGGGATTGCGCCAGCGGGTCATGATCGCCATGGCCCTCATCTGCGATCCCAAGCTGCTCGTCGCCGACGAACCCACGACGGCCCTGGACGTGACGATCCAGGCCCAGGTGCTCAAACTCATGATGGATCTGCAGCGTCGCATTGGGACCTCCATCATACTCATCACCCACGATCTCGGTGTGGTGGCGGAGACCTGCGACGACGTCAATGTCATGTACGCGGGGAGCATTGTCGAACAGGGGGATGTGTTCAACATTTTCCGAAATCCGTCCCATCCCTACACGCGGGGGCTGCTTCGTTCCATTCCCGACACGGGAGGAACGGGGAGAAAGGAACGGCTGTTCAGCATCGACGGCATGGTTCCCTCTCTGACGGATCTGCCTCCGGGATGTCGCTTCGCTCCGCGCTGTACCCAAGCCCGGGAAAGCTGTTTCAAGGAGATGCCCGAACTGGTCCCCGTGGGTGAGGGGCACTTCGTGCGTTGCAATCGCGCGAGGGAGGCCTGCTGA
- a CDS encoding sensor histidine kinase: protein MEGRHLMHRKNVKGVSLSRHLAVQAGGILVVALLLLLVGVHVIDQYTMQEFTAGFEREAVEKVTQLLEELETQAADVERNYQAILWNTFRSIQDYLYSQGTSLRELPWGILENLIAEAEMAVEQEKHIPFNGQMEFILYDETMKVRHSNRFADGRPADRRTRRTVQLMTLGEMRLERLELGDVSSPSLICGTWFNLDEWILEIRITLPEELFDPFFRRIATMQGLSFIAATGIYSAEDGIPAWKGFSSSAPGFSVFAEAFPPRGKGARVSWERDDTSTKYRIVLPWTGTEQRSTYFRTPQILFIQLDFDAMKNIFSRHRAALLGVIILFSAAVLLLFWNVANETSRPFSRIAEEMLRFAALKERFSRKNSSGNARITEIIDLEQAFDSMSEEVTASLEKMRQADKMKNHFLSVVSHELRTPLTSILGFSKLLRRRLESVLLPALPPSDEGVRAVKDSIEELDIIFSEAERLTTLINDLLDMAKLDAGKMEWHMEWYHLSEVTEQALAATRVLFNEDLVSVRSSVSRSLPALYGDRRRILQVLLNLLSNAAKFTLSGEVLVSATLLGDEVEVSVADTGIGIPPENLLSIFEKFRQVNEGPEQHHQGTGLGLSICREIVEYHGGRIWAENAPKRGSVFRFTLPVRIGDDEETFSSPHSVLFR from the coding sequence ATGGAAGGGCGACATCTTATGCACCGGAAGAACGTGAAGGGCGTTTCCCTTTCCCGTCATCTCGCCGTACAGGCCGGAGGCATCCTCGTGGTGGCCCTCCTCCTTCTCCTTGTGGGTGTCCACGTCATCGACCAGTACACCATGCAGGAATTCACCGCCGGCTTCGAGCGGGAGGCCGTGGAAAAGGTGACGCAACTCCTGGAGGAACTCGAAACACAGGCCGCCGATGTGGAACGGAACTATCAGGCTATTCTCTGGAACACCTTCCGTTCCATACAGGACTATCTCTATTCCCAAGGAACATCTCTTCGGGAGCTGCCCTGGGGCATTCTGGAAAACCTCATCGCAGAGGCGGAAATGGCAGTGGAACAGGAAAAACACATCCCCTTCAATGGGCAGATGGAGTTCATCCTTTACGACGAAACCATGAAGGTTCGCCATTCGAATCGCTTCGCCGACGGAAGGCCCGCGGACAGGCGTACTCGTAGAACCGTGCAGCTCATGACCCTGGGTGAAATGCGTCTGGAGCGCCTCGAACTGGGTGACGTCTCGTCCCCGTCACTCATCTGCGGCACCTGGTTCAACCTGGACGAATGGATTCTGGAAATCCGCATCACCCTTCCGGAAGAACTTTTCGATCCATTCTTCCGACGCATCGCCACCATGCAGGGGCTCTCGTTCATCGCCGCGACGGGAATTTACTCCGCAGAAGACGGAATTCCCGCGTGGAAGGGATTTTCTTCCTCCGCTCCAGGATTTTCCGTTTTTGCTGAGGCTTTCCCCCCCAGGGGAAAAGGAGCGCGCGTCTCCTGGGAACGCGACGACACTTCCACCAAATACCGCATTGTGCTTCCCTGGACGGGGACCGAACAACGCTCAACCTATTTCCGCACTCCTCAGATCCTTTTCATCCAACTCGATTTCGATGCCATGAAGAACATCTTCTCCAGACACCGTGCGGCACTCCTCGGCGTGATCATCCTCTTCTCCGCCGCCGTGCTTCTTCTGTTCTGGAACGTGGCCAACGAGACGTCCCGACCTTTTTCACGCATCGCCGAGGAAATGCTCCGTTTTGCCGCCCTCAAGGAACGCTTCTCCAGGAAGAATTCCTCGGGAAACGCCCGCATCACCGAAATCATCGATCTTGAGCAGGCCTTCGATTCCATGTCCGAAGAAGTAACAGCAAGCCTGGAGAAAATGCGCCAGGCGGACAAAATGAAAAATCACTTCCTCTCGGTGGTCTCCCACGAACTGAGAACACCTCTCACGTCAATTCTCGGCTTCTCGAAGCTGCTCCGCCGCCGTCTCGAATCCGTCCTCCTCCCCGCCTTGCCGCCATCCGACGAAGGGGTTCGAGCCGTGAAGGACTCCATCGAAGAACTGGACATCATTTTTTCCGAGGCGGAACGCCTCACGACGCTCATCAACGATCTTCTCGACATGGCAAAGCTCGATGCGGGCAAGATGGAATGGCACATGGAATGGTATCATCTCAGCGAGGTGACGGAACAGGCCCTCGCCGCAACGAGGGTTCTTTTCAATGAAGACCTCGTCTCCGTGCGATCCTCCGTGTCCAGATCGCTGCCGGCTCTATACGGGGATCGCAGGCGCATTCTCCAGGTTCTGCTGAACCTCCTCTCCAACGCGGCAAAATTCACCCTTTCGGGCGAGGTTCTCGTTTCCGCAACACTTCTGGGCGATGAGGTCGAGGTGAGCGTCGCCGACACAGGCATCGGCATTCCACCGGAGAACCTGCTCTCCATTTTCGAAAAGTTTCGCCAGGTCAACGAAGGGCCGGAACAGCATCACCAGGGTACAGGACTAGGGCTTTCCATCTGCCGGGAAATCGTGGAATATCATGGAGGGCGCATCTGGGCGGAAAACGCCCCGAAGAGAGGGAGCGTCTTCCGGTTCACACTTCCCGTGAGGATCGGAGACGATGAAGAAACGTTTTCATCCCCACATTCCGTTCTTTTCCGATAG
- the dapF gene encoding diaminopimelate epimerase — MVPFTKMHGNGNDFLVLENLGTALEDDLLSALATALCERRHSLGADGILVVEPFRDRNLRMRIFNADGSEGEMCGNGARCFARYAAARKLAPPEMIFETLAGPITANVTESSVIIGMGKVSLKEALFNHLWTDGERSLPLNALTVGVPHCVVFPEHPEEWTPEQITLLGRALDRPTPLFPSGTNVNVATRLSSSSLRATTYERGVNAVTRSCGTGSIASALVAARLFGMASPIRVENPGGVNTVHFEESEEELVFRVRLEGRTTFVAEGMLSTEGLRERLSPEHFARLDKAIRHG, encoded by the coding sequence ATGGTACCCTTCACGAAAATGCACGGCAACGGAAACGATTTCCTCGTTCTGGAGAACCTTGGAACAGCTCTCGAAGACGACCTTCTCTCCGCTCTCGCAACGGCCCTGTGCGAACGGCGGCATTCCCTCGGAGCCGATGGCATTCTCGTGGTCGAGCCCTTCCGGGACAGGAATCTCCGTATGCGCATCTTCAACGCCGACGGCTCCGAGGGAGAGATGTGCGGCAACGGAGCCAGATGCTTCGCCCGTTACGCGGCAGCCCGGAAACTGGCACCTCCGGAGATGATCTTCGAAACTCTTGCGGGACCCATCACCGCCAACGTGACCGAGTCGTCCGTCATCATCGGCATGGGAAAGGTGTCTCTGAAGGAAGCGCTCTTCAACCACCTCTGGACCGACGGGGAACGCTCTCTCCCGCTCAACGCCCTTACCGTCGGTGTCCCCCACTGCGTCGTCTTTCCCGAGCATCCCGAGGAATGGACACCGGAACAAATCACGCTGCTCGGCAGAGCCCTCGACCGACCTACTCCGCTCTTCCCCTCGGGGACAAATGTGAACGTCGCCACAAGACTCTCTTCCTCCTCACTCCGCGCCACCACCTACGAGCGCGGCGTGAACGCCGTCACCCGCTCGTGCGGTACGGGCTCCATCGCCTCGGCACTCGTGGCAGCCCGCTTGTTCGGCATGGCGTCACCCATCCGGGTGGAAAACCCCGGGGGTGTGAACACCGTCCATTTCGAGGAGAGCGAGGAGGAACTGGTCTTCCGGGTCCGTCTCGAAGGAAGAACGACCTTCGTCGCCGAAGGCATGCTCTCCACCGAAGGGCTTCGGGAACGCCTGTCCCCAGAACATTTCGCACGCCTCGACAAGGCGATTCGCCACGGCTGA
- a CDS encoding ABC transporter permease → MKRFILKRLLIAVPVLIGITFVIFILLNVVPGDPVALMMGERMSPEIIERVRHQMHLDDPWPVRYVRFLAGAVQGDLGESYKLQRPVADLIVGAFPVTLKLALAAALVAWLIGIPAGILSAVKQYSLTDNFFMGLALTGVSMPVFWTALLFQYIFALKLGWLPVAGFYSAKHLIMPALVLGWSSSGLIARLTRSSLLDVMRHDYIRTARAKGLRNVPVILRHALKNALLPVVTVMALQIAFLLSGSVITESIFNIPGVGRIAVGAIQNRDMPLLQGAVLFTTVLVILGNLAADVLYGWLDPRIRYE, encoded by the coding sequence GTGAAGAGATTCATACTCAAACGGTTGCTCATCGCCGTGCCCGTCCTCATCGGCATTACCTTCGTCATTTTCATCCTGCTCAACGTGGTTCCGGGAGACCCTGTGGCGCTCATGATGGGAGAGCGTATGAGTCCCGAGATCATCGAGCGCGTGAGGCACCAGATGCATCTCGACGATCCCTGGCCGGTGCGGTACGTGCGCTTTCTCGCGGGAGCGGTCCAGGGCGATCTCGGGGAATCCTACAAACTGCAGCGTCCCGTGGCGGATCTCATCGTCGGAGCTTTCCCCGTGACGCTCAAGCTGGCTCTGGCGGCGGCTCTCGTGGCCTGGCTCATCGGAATTCCGGCGGGAATTCTCTCGGCGGTGAAACAGTACTCCCTCACGGACAACTTCTTCATGGGACTTGCCCTCACCGGAGTATCCATGCCAGTCTTCTGGACAGCCCTTCTCTTTCAGTACATCTTCGCCCTCAAACTCGGATGGCTTCCCGTCGCCGGCTTCTACAGCGCGAAACATCTCATCATGCCCGCCCTGGTCCTCGGCTGGAGTTCCTCGGGGCTCATCGCCCGCCTCACCAGATCCAGTCTTCTGGACGTGATGCGCCACGATTACATTCGGACGGCCCGGGCGAAGGGACTTCGGAATGTTCCGGTCATTCTCCGCCACGCCCTGAAGAACGCTCTGCTTCCCGTGGTGACCGTCATGGCCTTGCAGATCGCCTTCCTGCTCTCCGGCTCGGTGATCACCGAGAGCATCTTCAACATTCCCGGAGTGGGGCGCATCGCCGTGGGTGCCATCCAGAACCGGGACATGCCCCTGCTTCAGGGAGCGGTACTCTTCACGACCGTGTTGGTCATTCTGGGGAATCTCGCCGCGGACGTTCTTTACGGCTGGCTCGACCCGCGGATCCGGTACGAGTAG